Proteins found in one Coffea eugenioides isolate CCC68of chromosome 5, Ceug_1.0, whole genome shotgun sequence genomic segment:
- the LOC113770017 gene encoding N-acetyl-D-glucosamine kinase-like: MRKRPYRNGEIWDFEAEMELNNNDSRYRQQAVILGLDGGTTSTVCVCIPFNYTCTDNNVNSEDGPLPEPPSVLARAVAGCSNHNSVGETAARETLERVMAEALLRSGSTRSAVLAVCLAVSGVNHPTDEYRILSWLRQIFPSHVRLFVQNDSVAALASGTMGKLHGCVLIAGTGTIAYGYTEDGRKARAAGAGPVLGDWGSGYGIAAQALTAIVRAHDGRGPHTALTNCILHALDLSSPDELIGWTYEDPSWARIAALVPYVVSCAEAGDQVANRILLDAVQELASSVKAVVRRLGLCGEDGTDHFPLVMVGGVLEANKRWDIGKEVINCISKDFPGAVPIHPKVEPAVGAALLAWNFLMRQSRKDAIRS, from the exons ATGAGGAAGAGGCCGTATAGGAATGGGGAGATATGGGATTTTGAAGCTGAAATGGAGCTGAATAATAATGATAGTCGTTATAGGCAACAGGCTGTTATActgggtttggatggtggaacCACCTCCACTGTGTGTGTTTGCATACCCTTCAATTACACTTGCACTGATAATAATGTTAATAGTGAGGATGGCCCTTTGCCGGAGCCTCCTTCAGTCCTCGCCCGGGCTGTTGCCGGCTGCTCGAACCACAATAGTGTTGGCG AAACTGCTGCAAGGGAGACATTAGAGAGAGTTATGGCAGAAGCTCTTCTAAGATCAGGTTCAACTCGTTCTGCTGTCTTAGCTGTTTGTCTTGCAGTATCTGGTGTTAACCATCCAACGGATGAGTACCGAATATTAAGTTGGCTCAG ACAAATATTCCCCAGCCATGTAAGGTTGTTTGTCCAGAATGATTCGGTGGCAGCTCTGGCAAGTGGCACAATGGGAAAGCTTCATGGATGTGTCCTAATTGCTGGTACTGGAACCATTGCTTATGGCTATACAGAAGATGGGAGGAAGGCTCGGGCAGCTGGTGCAGGACCTGTCCTTGGTGATTGGGGAAG CGGCTATGGTATTGCTGCACAAGCATTGACAGCAATTGTAAGGGCTCATGATGGCCGTGGTCCACATACAGCACTGACAAATTGTATTCTACATGCCCTTGATCTATCTTCACCAGATGAACTTATTGG GTGGACATATGAAGATCCATCTTGGGCTCGAATTGCTGCTCTTGTTCCATATGTGGTCTCTTGTGCAGAGGCAGGTGATCAAGTGGCAAATAGAATCCTACTGGATGCAGTTCAAGAGTTGGCCTCAAGTGTCAAAGCAGTTGTTCGGAGACTGGGGCTCTGTGGTGAAG ATGGAACAGATCATTTTCCTCTTGTTATGGTTGGTGGTGTTCTTGAAGCAAATAAAAGATGGGATATTGGAAAAGAAGTAATAAATTGTATATCTAAAGACTTTCCTGGTGCTGTTCCCATCCATCCAAAG GTGGAACCAGCAGTTGGTGCTGCATTGCTTGCTTGGAATTTTTTGATGAGACAAAGTCGAAAGGATGCTATCAGAAGTTGA
- the LOC113770807 gene encoding DEAD-box ATP-dependent RNA helicase 53, mitochondrial-like — protein MTSILVLRKSSVSSSARLALSAVSHLFSSSSSPSPSPIINGDRTRISRDALLHVHNFTTTAAGGGSSGVRPPFSTAIRGFHAGRPLRAAGFAVTADFSDDEKKSAGRLGGSSADADGLEISKLGIANDIVSALARKGITKLFPIQRAVLEPAMQGRDMIGRARTGTGKTLAFGIPILDKIIRFNEKHGRGRNPLAIVLAPTRELARQVDKEFYESAPSLDTLCVYGGTPISSQMSTLDRGVDVVVGTPGRVIDLIKRGALNLSEIQFVVLDEADQMLNVGFAEDVETILENIRQEHQTMMFSATMPGWIMKITRKFLKNPVEIDLVGDSDQKLAEGISLFAIASEMHQKPSILGPLITEHAKGGKCIVFTQTKRDADRLAYSMQRNLRCEALHGDISQNQRERTLSGFRDGRFNVLVATDVAARGLDVPNVDLVIHYELPNSSEIFVHRSGRTGRAGKKGTAILIYSSNQYRDVKTIERDVGSRFTELPRIATEGGSSDMFDDFGRGGDRFGSFGSMGGGRGSSFGRSGSFGNSGSGRFGGYGGSSSGRPGGFSGYGSRGGSGGPNSRQSGNFGGLGSSRPGGFGNQRGSDRTGSFGGSGLNSSRFGDTSSGQGRSGGSDPSGDDMNFDNQKSGRKFF, from the exons ATGACTAGCATCCTTGTACTTAGGAAATCCTCCGTTTCTTCCTCAGCCAGACTCGCCCTTTCTGCCGTATCCCAtctcttctcctcctcctcctccccctccccctctccaATAATCAATGGTGATCGGACTCGAATTTCCAGAGATGCCCTCCTTCACGTTCACAACTTTACCACTACCGCAGCGGGTGGTGGTAGTAGCGGAGTACGGCCGCCGTTTTCGACAGCAATAAGGGGGTTTCATGCGGGTCGGCCTTTGAGGGCTGCCGGGTTCGCGGTCACGGCGGATTTCTCTGATGATGAGAAGAAATCGGCCGGTCGTCTTGGGGGTAGTAGTGCTGATGCTGATGGGCTTGAGATTTCGAAGCTTGGGATTGCCAATGACATCGTCTCTGCTCTGGCCAGAAAGGGCATCACTAAACTCTTTCCTATTCAG AGAGCTGTTCTGGAACCAGCAATGCAAGGCCGTGATATGATAGGCCGTGCTAGGACAGGGACCGGGAAGACCCTTGCTTTTGGCATCCCTATTTTGGATAAGATAATCCGTTTCAATGAAAAGCATGG ACGTGGGAGGAATCCTTTGGCAATAGTCCTTGCCCCTACTCGAGAACTTGCTCGCCAGGTGGATAAGGAGTTTTATGAGTCTGCACCTAGCCTGGATACGCTTTGTGTTTATGGTGGTACACCCATTTCCAGCCAAATGAGCACCCTTGATCGCGGTGTTGATGTTGTGGTGGGCACCCCTGGGAGGGTGATTGATTTGATTAAAAGGGGTGCTTTGAATTTATCCGAAATTCAGTTTGTTGTTCTTGATGAGGCTGATCAGATGCTTAACGTGGGATTTGCTGAAGATGTCGAGACAATCTTGGAAAATATTCGGCAAGAGCATCAAACCATGATGTTCTCAGCTACAATGCCGGGTTGGATTATGAAAATAACTCGGAAATTTCTGAAAAATCCAGTGGAAATTGATCTT GTTGGAGACTCTGACCAGAAATTAGCTGAAGGAATTTCTTTGTTTGCAATTGCATCAGAGATGCATCAGAAACCTTCTATTCTTGGACCTCTAATAACA GAGCATGCTAAAGGCGGTAAATGCATCGTTTTTACTCAAACTAAACGTGATGCAGACCGTTTGGCATATTCTATGCAAAGAAACTTAAGATGTGAAGCTTTGCATGGAGATATTTCTCAGAATCAGAGGGAAAGAACTTTGTCCGGGTTCCGAGATGGCCGCTTCAATGTTCTTGTGGCCACTGATGTTGCGGCACGGGGCCTTGATGTGCCTAACGTAGATTTG GTGATTCATTATGAGCTCCCAAATTCTTCAGAGATCTTCGTGCATAGGTCTGGTCGAACAGGACGTGCAGGGAAGAAAGGAACTGCTATTCTCATTTACTCTTCAAACCAGTATAGAGATGTTAAGACTATTGAGCGGGACGTAGGGTCCAGATTCACAGAG CTTCCAAGAATTGCTACTGAGGGTGGGTCATCGGACATGTTTGATGACTTTGGACGTGGTGGTGATCGCTTTGGCTCCTTCGGAAGCATGGGCGGTGGTCGTGGTTCAAGTTTTGGTCGATCTGGGAGCTTTGGTAATTCTGGGAGTGGCCGTTTTGGTGGATATGGTGGGTCCTCCTCTGGTAGACCAGGTGGTTTTAGCGGATATGGTTCACGTGGTGGATCTGGTGGTCCTAATTCCCGTCAGTCAGGCAATTTTGGCGGGCTTGGATCTAGCCGTCCAGGTGGTTTCGGCAATCAGAGAGGTTCAGATCGCACAGGTAGCTTTGGAGGTTCTGGTCTTAATAGCAGCAGATTTGGTGATACAAGTTCTGGTCAGGGTCGTTCAGGAGGGTCTGATCCTTCTGGTGATGACATGAATTTTGATAATCAGAAGTCTGggagaaaatttttctaa